From the Methylomonas sp. MK1 genome, one window contains:
- the cynS gene encoding cyanase: MTRNEVTELVVTQKQAKQLSWAQLAESIGLSKEWTTAALLGQMTLNAEQAATIGALLDLPPEAIAQLQVVPYKGSLPSAVPTDPLIYRFYELVNVYGTTFKALIHEEFGDGIMSAIDFSMDLQREPDPKGDRVKIVMSGKFLPYKSY; this comes from the coding sequence ATGACACGCAATGAAGTGACCGAATTGGTCGTTACGCAAAAACAGGCCAAGCAACTGAGCTGGGCACAACTCGCCGAGTCGATAGGCTTGAGTAAGGAATGGACCACCGCCGCATTGCTGGGGCAGATGACCTTGAACGCCGAACAGGCCGCCACCATCGGCGCGCTGCTGGATTTGCCGCCCGAGGCTATCGCGCAACTGCAAGTGGTGCCATACAAAGGTTCGCTGCCTAGCGCCGTGCCGACCGATCCTTTGATCTATCGTTTTTACGAGTTGGTGAATGTGTACGGCACCACTTTTAAAGCGCTGATTCATGAGGAATTCGGCGATGGCATCATGAGCGCTATCGACTTTAGCATGGACTTGCAACGCGAACCTGATCCGAAAGGTGATCGGGTCAAAATCGTGATGAGCGGGAAGTTTCTGCCTTATAAAAGCTATTAA
- a CDS encoding TonB-dependent receptor plug domain-containing protein, whose product MFFRPLLLSCCGYLIVATAQAQPVSPEEEERALSQIYGTEEMVSIASGYKQPISKAPSIATVITAADIKQIGATDIDEVLETVPGLHVERNTIGYNPIYTFRGIFSQFNQQVLMMVNGIPITNSYTGSRSEVWGGMPIRDIARIEVVRGPGSAVYGADAFAGVINVITKTKQDIEGTELGGRVGSFDTYDGWGLHGGEWAGFDVALAFEYHKTAGQDAVVDADLQSQFDRLLGTSASLAPGPLNMSRDNLDARLDLSRGNWRFRGGLQHRSDLGIGSGVAQALDPVNRYAGDRWNADLTYHTDDIENWDLTTQVSYFESSQEIERNLTLFPAGTTLPIGANGQIGAGAPVTFPNGYIGNPEVWERHVRISQAFAYSGFQQHQLRSGIGFNYDSLFKARVSQNFGIDPATGTPIPSLPGIPLTDVSGTSSTFIPEVDRKVAYLFLQDQWNFANDWSLTAGARYDRYSDFGNTFNPRAALIWEARYDLTAKLMYGSAFRAPSFQEMYIINNPAQLGNAALRPETMENVELGFDYRPTDSLRLGLNFFNFWWKDIIRFVPDAGATTSTAQNTGTQQGYGTELEAEWQAADTLKIIGNYAYQRSRDQALDRDSGYAPHHQVYLRLNWQFLPDWQLSPQAKWIVGRDRSFGDTRKPVADYTWVDVTLRRQNLAKHLEVAFSVRNLFDVSAREPSLAGNPAAIPNDLPLAPRSFYGEISLHF is encoded by the coding sequence ATGTTTTTCCGCCCGCTGCTTCTTAGTTGTTGCGGTTACCTAATAGTCGCGACCGCTCAAGCGCAACCGGTTTCTCCGGAGGAAGAAGAAAGAGCCTTATCGCAAATCTACGGCACCGAGGAAATGGTCAGTATCGCCAGCGGATACAAACAACCGATTTCCAAGGCGCCGTCAATCGCCACGGTAATTACTGCCGCCGATATTAAACAGATAGGCGCCACCGACATCGACGAAGTACTGGAAACCGTACCGGGCTTGCATGTCGAACGCAACACCATCGGCTACAACCCTATCTATACCTTTCGCGGCATTTTTTCGCAGTTCAATCAACAAGTGTTGATGATGGTCAACGGCATTCCGATCACCAATTCCTATACCGGCAGCCGTAGCGAGGTTTGGGGCGGCATGCCGATCCGCGACATCGCTCGCATCGAAGTCGTGCGCGGACCGGGATCGGCGGTCTACGGCGCCGACGCTTTCGCCGGCGTGATCAATGTCATCACCAAAACCAAACAGGATATCGAAGGCACCGAGCTCGGTGGCAGGGTCGGCAGTTTCGACACTTACGACGGCTGGGGTTTGCATGGCGGCGAATGGGCTGGCTTCGACGTCGCGTTGGCTTTTGAATACCATAAGACCGCTGGTCAGGACGCCGTCGTCGATGCCGACCTGCAAAGCCAGTTCGACCGCTTGCTGGGGACCAGCGCCTCGCTGGCACCGGGGCCGCTGAATATGTCTCGCGACAATCTCGATGCCCGGTTGGATTTGTCGCGTGGCAATTGGCGGTTTCGCGGCGGATTGCAACATCGTAGTGATCTCGGCATCGGCTCCGGCGTCGCTCAAGCCCTGGATCCGGTCAACCGCTATGCCGGCGACCGCTGGAACGCCGATCTGACCTACCACACCGACGACATCGAAAACTGGGATTTGACCACCCAGGTCAGTTATTTCGAATCCAGCCAGGAAATCGAGCGTAATCTGACGCTGTTTCCAGCCGGGACTACTTTACCGATCGGTGCCAACGGCCAGATTGGCGCCGGTGCGCCGGTGACGTTTCCGAACGGTTATATCGGCAATCCCGAGGTGTGGGAGCGCCATGTCCGCATCAGCCAAGCCTTCGCTTACAGCGGTTTTCAGCAACATCAATTGCGCAGCGGTATCGGCTTTAATTACGACAGCCTGTTCAAGGCGCGGGTCAGCCAGAATTTCGGCATCGATCCCGCCACCGGCACGCCGATACCGTCGCTGCCGGGCATCCCGCTGACCGACGTTTCCGGCACCTCCTCGACGTTTATCCCCGAGGTGGATCGGAAAGTGGCCTATCTGTTTTTGCAGGATCAGTGGAACTTTGCCAACGACTGGAGTTTGACCGCCGGCGCTCGTTACGACCGCTATTCGGATTTCGGCAATACCTTCAATCCGCGCGCGGCATTGATTTGGGAAGCTCGCTACGATTTGACCGCCAAACTGATGTACGGTTCGGCGTTCCGGGCGCCGTCGTTTCAGGAAATGTATATCATCAACAACCCGGCGCAGCTCGGGAATGCCGCCTTGCGCCCGGAAACCATGGAAAACGTCGAACTGGGTTTTGACTATCGGCCGACGGACAGCCTGCGCCTGGGTTTGAATTTCTTTAACTTCTGGTGGAAGGACATCATCCGCTTCGTGCCGGATGCCGGTGCCACCACTTCGACGGCACAAAATACCGGGACTCAGCAAGGCTACGGCACCGAACTGGAAGCGGAATGGCAGGCCGCCGACACCTTAAAAATTATCGGCAACTACGCCTATCAACGTAGCCGTGACCAGGCCCTGGACCGCGATAGCGGCTATGCGCCGCACCATCAGGTCTATCTGCGGCTGAACTGGCAGTTTCTGCCCGACTGGCAGCTCAGTCCGCAAGCGAAGTGGATTGTGGGTCGGGACCGCAGTTTCGGCGATACGCGCAAGCCGGTCGCGGATTATACTTGGGTGGATGTGACGCTACGCCGGCAGAATTTGGCCAAGCATCTCGAAGTGGCCTTTTCTGTGCGAAATCTGTTCGATGTCAGCGCCCGGGAACCCAGTCTGGCAGGCAATCCGGCCGCCATTCCCAACGACTTGCCGTTGGCGCCGCGCAGTTTTTACGGCGAAATCAGTCTTCATTTTTAG
- a CDS encoding ABC transporter substrate-binding protein: protein MFYRLFFQLGLALCVLWPFCGGAWAQAPTVAIVYPDVREPYRSVFMEIARGMEQELGKPVGHYLLNERDKSVDKLIQDLKNDRIDVVVTLGRAGLAVAKAVSSQFPVVIGATMIRPDEVQGLAGISLTPAPEAMFDHLKKLVPEVKKVTVIYDPRQTAWEIERAGRAALERGLTLVAQPTGNLHDSSDQFRQILLEIKDNSIALWLPRENAAMDESSLLPEVLREAWEKNFVVFSSNLDHVRKGALFSLYPDNFSMGRSLAGLAIQQLQAGGKFESVELLRDLLVAVNLRTAEHLGLRFSSQTRREFAMVFPVP, encoded by the coding sequence TTGTTTTATAGACTATTTTTTCAGCTAGGGTTGGCCTTATGTGTGCTGTGGCCTTTTTGCGGCGGTGCCTGGGCGCAAGCGCCCACCGTTGCCATCGTTTATCCCGATGTGCGCGAGCCTTATCGTTCGGTGTTCATGGAGATTGCGCGCGGCATGGAACAAGAGTTGGGTAAGCCGGTAGGGCATTACTTGTTGAACGAGCGCGACAAGTCCGTCGACAAATTGATTCAGGACCTGAAAAACGACAGGATCGATGTGGTGGTGACGCTGGGCCGCGCCGGATTGGCGGTCGCCAAAGCGGTATCTTCCCAATTTCCGGTGGTGATCGGCGCGACGATGATCCGCCCGGACGAAGTGCAAGGCTTGGCCGGCATCAGCCTGACGCCGGCCCCGGAAGCCATGTTCGATCATTTGAAAAAACTGGTGCCGGAGGTGAAAAAAGTGACCGTGATCTACGATCCACGGCAAACAGCCTGGGAGATCGAGCGCGCCGGGCGGGCGGCTCTTGAACGCGGCTTGACGCTGGTAGCGCAACCGACCGGCAACTTACACGATTCTTCGGATCAGTTCCGGCAGATTCTGCTGGAAATTAAAGACAATTCCATCGCGCTCTGGCTGCCGCGCGAAAACGCCGCCATGGACGAATCGTCCTTGTTGCCGGAAGTGCTGCGCGAAGCCTGGGAGAAAAATTTTGTGGTGTTTTCCAGCAACCTCGACCATGTGCGCAAAGGCGCATTATTTTCGCTGTACCCGGACAATTTCAGCATGGGCCGCAGTTTGGCCGGTCTGGCTATCCAGCAATTACAGGCGGGCGGCAAATTCGAATCGGTCGAACTGCTGCGGGATTTGCTGGTAGCCGTCAATTTACGCACCGCGGAACATCTGGGTTTGCGCTTTTCCAGCCAGACACGCCGCGAATTCGCGATGGTTTTTCCGGTGCCTTAG
- a CDS encoding EAL domain-containing protein: MKRLRWPRFKRASFLQQLAVTFCFGLVVISILSAFGISTLSYYIVRDKWVAQGRQSTEAFAAQSTLALLYASKENAEEPARRFLAFPDVRGVAIYNNALEPLFERGEPAMPAADTDAVRWPESLALVHENEQAWYFAAPVFTRNAAGQEPSPFEAQMPTPELVGYVRLVMGKQSLNVMKEKIRWTTLMASSGSAALFLLFLLAMSRRLTLPIQQLALRMRKASAGAKNVRARLSGPRDIIEMGEAFNTMMAVLETRERQLERARDTALESARLKGEFAANVSHELRTPLNAVLGMLELLQDMGLTPKQLEYSMVARNAGEALLKLIEDILDFSRIESGMMKRQPVDFVLYETLDEVVELMSAQAHRKNLQLTYSLADDIPLVLNGEASRVRQVLINLVGNALKFTEQGGIAIDVHTEAAESDAIQLRFCVSDTGMGIPEAAQSSIFDAFVQADGSRTRHYEGAGLGLAICRQLVQLMGGQIGVQSREGQGSSFWFTVPFNPPRGTEGISEARQAYFANLRILIVTENDKMRQFLAQSLERWKIHYRHSGYGIKAVDMLRSANDQDQAYHFVIIDLRDADDATWVDMIVHDPALAAVKIVLLSDPGNAVNLPRLPNVAAQLAKPVQVSRLYDFILTAGQDYQEPAADLAPEVEQTVVLGRRILIVEDNRASQMVAAGMLERLGCRYEIAGSGVEALSWLEHQAFDLILMDCHMPTMDGFEATRRIRLLPEPLGRLPIVAMTANAQQGDSDLCLAAGMDDYLAKPIKLKPLQEKLLSWFEGRPCVTAEPLSPDHALETLDHAVLRQLRDEIGQGFVKMVGYYLEDAPAQIEQIALALATDNRSHLRESAHGLKGASRNLGAEKLALIARQLEEQATQAQIENGEALLQQLRDEYRFIEQLLRLEMGGEAAAEPIPQAGPRILVADDDRAMRFALQDVLEKDGYRVDLAGTGRQALALCQRQMADLILMDAMMPEMDGFEACRRIRALPLGADVPILMITALENDHSVELAFSIGANDYIPKPIHFAVLRKRIAHLLEASLTQRTLNRLAYHDPLTNLANRTQFIDRLNSVIAVSADQNQLHAVLFLDLDRFKLTNDTLGHDVGDQLLKAAAERIQGCVRREDMVSRFGGDEFTLLLANITNPQVAAAVADKIRIAIAQPFALMEQEFYVSSSIGISLYPADGTDSGLLIKHADTAMYRAKEQGNTYCFYEDNMEFVVSTKLRLESDLRRALQRDEFFLHYQPQIDLDSGRIVGAEALIRWRHPELGLIAPDQFIPVAEEIGLIEAIGAWVLGEACRQSQIWRQSGYPPFTMAVNVSARQLDQEDFVAQVIAIVNETGLPAEYLELELTESLFIRNPVRKRAVLAKLREAGLQISIDDFGTGYSSLNQLKQFAFDKLKIDRSFVANIPDDADAAAIVMVIISIAKILKFKVIAEGVETEQQAQYLLRNDCDEAQGYLFGKPMAAEEFSALLARVNVI, translated from the coding sequence ATGAAGCGTTTGCGATGGCCTAGGTTCAAGCGGGCGAGTTTCCTGCAACAGCTTGCCGTGACCTTTTGTTTCGGTCTGGTAGTGATATCGATATTGTCGGCATTCGGCATTTCCACGCTGTCTTACTACATCGTCCGCGATAAATGGGTCGCCCAAGGCCGGCAATCCACGGAAGCCTTTGCTGCACAGAGCACGCTGGCCTTGCTGTATGCCAGCAAGGAGAATGCCGAGGAGCCGGCCCGACGCTTCCTGGCGTTTCCCGATGTGCGCGGCGTAGCCATTTACAACAATGCGCTGGAGCCTTTATTCGAACGCGGCGAACCGGCCATGCCCGCCGCCGATACCGACGCGGTGCGCTGGCCGGAATCCCTGGCCTTGGTGCATGAGAACGAACAAGCCTGGTATTTTGCCGCGCCGGTATTCACGCGCAACGCCGCGGGGCAAGAGCCATCACCGTTCGAGGCGCAAATGCCGACGCCGGAATTGGTCGGCTACGTGCGCTTGGTGATGGGCAAGCAATCGCTCAATGTCATGAAAGAAAAAATTCGCTGGACCACTTTGATGGCGTCCAGCGGCTCGGCCGCGCTGTTTCTACTGTTTCTATTGGCGATGTCGCGGCGCTTGACTTTGCCGATTCAACAACTGGCGCTGAGGATGCGTAAGGCCTCGGCCGGCGCGAAAAACGTTCGGGCCCGGTTGAGCGGGCCGCGCGACATCATCGAAATGGGCGAAGCCTTCAACACAATGATGGCGGTGTTGGAAACTCGGGAAAGGCAGTTGGAACGCGCTCGCGACACGGCTTTGGAATCGGCGCGCCTGAAAGGCGAGTTTGCCGCCAATGTCAGTCACGAGCTGCGCACGCCGCTGAACGCGGTGCTGGGTATGCTGGAGTTGTTGCAGGACATGGGGTTGACGCCCAAGCAGCTGGAATACTCGATGGTGGCCCGCAACGCCGGCGAAGCGCTGTTGAAGTTAATCGAAGATATTCTGGATTTCTCCCGCATCGAATCCGGGATGATGAAGCGGCAGCCGGTCGATTTCGTGCTTTACGAAACCTTGGATGAAGTTGTGGAATTGATGTCCGCTCAGGCGCATCGAAAAAATCTGCAACTCACTTACTCGCTAGCCGACGATATACCGCTGGTGTTGAACGGCGAAGCCTCCAGGGTGCGGCAGGTGCTGATTAATCTGGTCGGCAACGCGCTGAAGTTTACCGAACAAGGCGGCATCGCCATCGATGTGCACACCGAAGCGGCGGAAAGCGATGCCATCCAGTTGAGATTCTGCGTGAGCGACACCGGGATGGGTATACCCGAGGCGGCGCAAAGCAGTATTTTTGATGCCTTTGTCCAGGCCGACGGTTCCAGAACCCGGCATTATGAAGGCGCCGGTCTGGGATTGGCGATTTGCCGGCAATTGGTGCAACTGATGGGCGGGCAAATCGGTGTCCAAAGCCGGGAAGGGCAAGGTAGTTCGTTCTGGTTTACCGTACCCTTCAATCCGCCGCGCGGTACCGAGGGCATCTCAGAGGCCCGGCAAGCCTATTTCGCCAATCTGCGGATATTGATCGTTACCGAGAATGACAAAATGCGGCAATTTTTGGCGCAAAGTCTGGAGCGCTGGAAAATTCACTACCGGCATAGCGGCTACGGCATCAAAGCCGTGGATATGTTGCGTTCCGCCAATGATCAGGATCAGGCGTATCATTTTGTCATCATTGATCTGAGAGATGCCGACGACGCCACTTGGGTGGATATGATCGTTCACGATCCGGCGCTCGCGGCTGTCAAAATCGTGTTGCTGTCCGACCCCGGCAATGCCGTCAATCTGCCGCGCTTGCCAAACGTTGCCGCGCAGTTGGCCAAGCCGGTACAGGTTTCCAGACTATACGATTTCATATTAACCGCCGGTCAGGATTATCAGGAACCCGCGGCCGACTTGGCGCCCGAGGTCGAGCAAACAGTCGTGCTCGGGCGGCGGATATTGATCGTCGAAGACAACCGTGCCAGCCAAATGGTGGCGGCGGGCATGTTGGAGCGACTCGGTTGCCGTTACGAAATCGCCGGCTCCGGCGTCGAGGCCTTGTCATGGCTGGAGCATCAGGCTTTCGATTTGATTCTGATGGACTGCCACATGCCGACCATGGACGGCTTCGAAGCTACTCGACGCATCAGACTGTTGCCTGAACCGCTGGGCCGGTTGCCCATCGTAGCAATGACCGCCAACGCCCAGCAAGGCGATAGCGATTTATGTCTGGCGGCCGGGATGGACGATTATCTGGCCAAGCCGATCAAGCTGAAGCCGTTGCAGGAGAAACTGTTGAGTTGGTTCGAGGGCAGGCCGTGCGTGACCGCCGAGCCGCTGTCGCCGGACCACGCGCTCGAGACGCTGGATCACGCGGTTTTACGGCAATTGCGCGATGAAATCGGCCAGGGTTTTGTGAAGATGGTCGGCTATTACCTGGAAGATGCGCCGGCGCAAATCGAGCAAATCGCCCTGGCGCTTGCTACGGACAATCGCTCGCATTTACGCGAATCGGCCCATGGCCTGAAAGGCGCCAGCCGCAACCTGGGCGCGGAAAAGCTAGCGCTTATTGCCCGGCAACTGGAAGAGCAGGCGACTCAAGCACAGATTGAAAACGGCGAGGCCTTGTTGCAGCAGTTGCGTGACGAATACCGCTTCATCGAACAACTGTTGCGCTTGGAAATGGGCGGGGAAGCCGCCGCTGAGCCGATCCCGCAGGCGGGCCCCAGAATCCTGGTGGCGGACGACGATAGAGCCATGCGTTTTGCCTTGCAAGATGTTCTGGAGAAAGACGGCTATCGGGTGGACTTGGCCGGCACCGGCCGGCAGGCGCTGGCGCTGTGCCAGCGGCAAATGGCTGATTTGATCTTGATGGACGCGATGATGCCGGAAATGGACGGTTTTGAGGCCTGCCGCAGAATTCGCGCGCTGCCCCTCGGCGCCGACGTGCCGATACTGATGATTACCGCTCTGGAAAACGACCATTCGGTGGAATTGGCTTTCTCGATAGGGGCTAATGATTACATTCCCAAACCGATTCATTTCGCGGTATTGCGTAAACGCATCGCGCATTTGCTGGAAGCCAGCCTGACGCAACGGACCCTGAATCGCCTGGCTTACCACGATCCCTTGACCAATTTGGCCAATCGCACGCAATTCATTGACCGGCTGAACTCGGTGATCGCCGTCAGCGCGGATCAAAATCAGCTTCATGCTGTGCTGTTCCTGGATTTGGATAGGTTCAAGCTGACTAACGACACCTTGGGGCATGATGTCGGCGACCAATTGTTGAAAGCCGCGGCGGAGCGGATTCAAGGCTGTGTGCGACGGGAAGACATGGTTTCTCGGTTCGGCGGCGACGAGTTTACGCTGTTGCTGGCAAACATCACCAATCCGCAAGTCGCCGCTGCCGTCGCCGACAAGATCCGTATCGCCATCGCCCAGCCATTCGCGTTGATGGAGCAAGAGTTTTACGTCAGCTCCAGTATCGGCATTTCGCTGTATCCGGCCGACGGCACCGACAGCGGTTTGCTGATCAAGCACGCCGATACTGCGATGTATCGCGCCAAGGAACAGGGCAATACCTATTGTTTTTATGAAGACAACATGGAATTTGTCGTGTCGACCAAGCTGCGTCTGGAAAGCGACTTACGCCGGGCGCTACAGCGCGACGAGTTCTTTCTTCACTATCAGCCGCAAATCGATCTGGATTCCGGGCGGATTGTCGGCGCAGAGGCTCTGATCCGCTGGCGGCATCCCGAGCTGGGCTTGATAGCGCCCGATCAGTTCATTCCGGTCGCCGAAGAAATCGGTCTGATCGAGGCGATAGGCGCGTGGGTGTTAGGCGAGGCGTGCCGGCAGAGCCAAATTTGGCGGCAAAGCGGCTATCCGCCCTTCACGATGGCGGTCAACGTGTCGGCTCGGCAATTAGATCAGGAAGACTTTGTCGCGCAAGTCATCGCTATCGTCAACGAAACCGGCTTGCCTGCCGAATATCTGGAATTGGAGCTGACGGAAAGTTTGTTCATCCGCAATCCGGTGCGGAAGCGGGCTGTCCTGGCCAAGCTCAGGGAAGCCGGCTTGCAAATTTCGATAGACGATTTCGGTACCGGTTATTCCAGCCTGAACCAACTCAAGCAGTTTGCCTTCGACAAGCTGAAAATTGATCGCTCGTTTGTGGCGAACATACCCGACGACGCTGACGCCGCCGCCATCGTGATGGTGATTATTTCCATCGCCAAAATCCTGAAATTCAAGGTGATAGCGGAAGGCGTGGAGACGGAGCAACAGGCGCAATATTTGTTGAGAAACGACTGCGACGAGGCGCAGGGTTATCTGTTTGGCAAGCCGATGGCGGCCGAAGAATTTTCGGCCTTGTTGGCGCGAGTCAATGTGATCTAG
- a CDS encoding bifunctional protein-serine/threonine kinase/phosphatase: MSGPLSVAVGQYSDKGRKALNQDFHGVYIAKEPQLSAKGIAIALADGISSSEVSHIASQAAVTGFLADYFCTSEAWSVKKSVQRVLTATNSWLYAQTRQSRDCYDMDRGYVCTLSALVIKSATAHLFHVGDTRIYRLVGDELEQLTHDHRLWISQEKSYLSRAMGMDSRLEIDYQALTVSLDDTFVLATDGVYEYVSAHFVSQTIRQAGDDLDGAAKAIVQAAYANGSGDNLTVQIVRIEQLPLPSANELYQSLTALPFPPQLEARMAFDGYTIVRQLHASSRSHIYLAVDSETQAQVVIKTPSIDLRGDPAYLERFLMEDWIARRINNPHVLKPCAQTRKRNFLYVATEFIDGQTLKQWMIDHPQPDLETVRGIVEQIAKGLRGFHRLEMLHQDLRPDNIMIDGIGTVKIIDFGSTRVAGVMEMGIPVGHQHILGTAQYAAPEYFLGEPGSVRSEQFSLAVIAYQMLTGKLPYGAEVAKCKSRASQNKLSYDATLYRNRDIPGWVDDAIRKAAHPDPHKRYEDLSEFIFDLRHPNPAFLTKTGPALLERNPAAFWKGVSFILAGVIAILLIKR, encoded by the coding sequence ATGTCCGGGCCATTGAGCGTCGCCGTCGGTCAATATTCCGATAAAGGCCGCAAGGCGCTGAATCAGGATTTTCACGGCGTTTATATTGCTAAAGAGCCGCAGTTAAGCGCCAAAGGCATTGCGATAGCCTTGGCCGACGGCATCAGCAGTAGCGAGGTCAGTCATATCGCCAGTCAGGCGGCGGTGACCGGGTTCCTGGCGGATTATTTTTGTACCTCGGAAGCCTGGTCGGTTAAGAAGTCGGTGCAGCGGGTGTTGACCGCCACCAATTCCTGGTTGTACGCGCAAACCCGGCAAAGCCGCGATTGTTACGACATGGATCGCGGCTATGTTTGCACCTTGAGCGCGCTGGTGATCAAATCCGCCACCGCGCATTTGTTCCATGTCGGCGACACACGGATTTATCGGCTAGTCGGCGATGAGTTGGAACAGCTCACCCACGATCATCGCTTATGGATTTCTCAGGAGAAAAGTTACCTGAGCCGGGCGATGGGTATGGATTCGCGTCTGGAAATCGACTATCAAGCGTTGACCGTTAGCTTGGACGATACGTTCGTGTTGGCGACCGATGGCGTTTATGAATACGTCAGTGCGCACTTTGTGAGCCAAACCATCCGCCAAGCCGGCGACGACTTGGACGGCGCGGCCAAAGCCATCGTCCAGGCGGCCTACGCAAATGGCAGCGGCGATAATCTGACAGTGCAGATTGTGCGCATCGAGCAACTGCCGCTACCGAGTGCTAACGAACTGTATCAATCCTTAACCGCCTTACCGTTCCCGCCGCAGTTGGAAGCCAGGATGGCGTTCGACGGTTACACCATCGTCCGCCAATTACATGCCAGCAGCCGCAGTCACATTTATCTGGCGGTGGACAGCGAGACCCAGGCGCAGGTGGTGATTAAAACCCCGTCCATCGACTTGCGCGGCGATCCGGCCTACCTGGAACGCTTTCTGATGGAAGACTGGATTGCCCGGCGTATCAACAACCCGCATGTATTAAAGCCTTGCGCGCAAACCCGCAAACGCAATTTTCTGTATGTCGCCACGGAATTCATCGACGGCCAGACCCTGAAACAGTGGATGATCGACCATCCGCAGCCGGACCTGGAAACTGTGCGCGGCATCGTCGAACAAATCGCCAAGGGCTTGCGGGGCTTTCATCGCCTGGAAATGCTGCATCAGGATCTGCGGCCTGACAACATCATGATAGACGGCATCGGCACCGTGAAAATTATCGATTTCGGTTCGACCCGAGTCGCCGGCGTGATGGAAATGGGTATTCCCGTCGGCCACCAGCATATACTCGGCACCGCGCAATATGCCGCACCGGAGTATTTCCTGGGCGAGCCGGGCTCGGTGCGTTCCGAGCAGTTTTCCCTGGCGGTGATTGCCTATCAAATGCTGACCGGCAAACTGCCTTACGGCGCGGAAGTGGCTAAATGCAAATCCAGGGCCTCCCAAAACAAACTCAGCTACGACGCTACCTTGTATCGCAACCGGGATATTCCGGGCTGGGTCGACGATGCGATCCGCAAGGCTGCGCATCCCGATCCGCATAAACGTTACGAAGACTTATCCGAGTTTATCTTTGATTTACGCCATCCCAACCCGGCGTTTTTGACCAAGACCGGGCCGGCATTGCTGGAACGCAATCCGGCAGCGTTTTGGAAAGGTGTGTCCTTCATCTTGGCGGGCGTTATCGCGATATTATTGATTAAGCGATAG
- a CDS encoding formate/nitrite transporter family protein produces MSYLIPSEFVTKMVDAGESKIFMSTRDTLIRAYMAGAILALAAVFAVAITVQTNSPIFGAILFPVGFCMLYLLGFDLLTGVFVLTPLAWLDKRAGVTLPGILRNWGLVFLGNFLGALTVAVMMAIVFTYGFSVEPDAVGKKLAGIGEARTLGYAKYGIAGWFTIFIRGMLCNWMVSTGVVGAMISTSVSGKVIAMWMPIMLFFGMTFEHSVVNMFLFPSGLIMGGNFSIMDYFVWNEIPTVLGNLVGGLAFTGLTLYSTHVRTAPKRSFN; encoded by the coding sequence ATGTCCTATCTGATCCCGTCGGAATTCGTCACAAAGATGGTCGATGCCGGTGAATCCAAAATCTTCATGTCAACCCGCGATACGCTAATCCGCGCTTACATGGCCGGGGCGATCCTGGCGTTGGCGGCGGTATTTGCGGTGGCGATTACCGTGCAAACCAACTCGCCGATCTTTGGGGCGATTTTATTTCCGGTCGGGTTTTGCATGCTGTATCTACTGGGTTTCGATTTGCTGACCGGCGTGTTCGTATTAACGCCGCTGGCCTGGCTGGACAAACGTGCCGGGGTAACCTTGCCCGGAATTCTTAGAAACTGGGGCTTGGTGTTTTTAGGCAATTTTCTCGGCGCGTTGACGGTGGCGGTGATGATGGCCATCGTCTTTACTTATGGGTTTTCCGTTGAACCGGATGCGGTCGGCAAAAAGCTAGCCGGCATCGGTGAAGCTAGGACGCTGGGTTATGCCAAATACGGCATCGCCGGTTGGTTTACTATTTTTATTCGCGGCATGCTCTGCAACTGGATGGTGTCTACCGGCGTGGTGGGGGCGATGATTTCGACGTCGGTCAGCGGTAAGGTGATTGCGATGTGGATGCCAATCATGCTGTTCTTTGGCATGACCTTCGAACACTCGGTCGTGAACATGTTTTTATTTCCCTCCGGTTTGATCATGGGCGGCAATTTTTCGATTATGGATTATTTTGTTTGGAACGAGATTCCGACCGTGTTGGGCAATCTGGTCGGCGGCTTGGCCTTTACCGGCTTGACGCTGTATTCCACGCACGTCAGAACCGCGCCGAAACGCTCTTTCAACTAA